The Anaerohalosphaeraceae bacterium genomic interval CAGGTAAACAGTTTTGTCAAAACTGGTGTAGCCGTTTGTGCGGGCTCCGACCCGCTTGAGCAGTTCGAAATGCTCGGAGGGACCGACGCGGTCTGTGCCCTTGAACATCATATGTTCAAACATATGGGCAAATCCCTGACGAGCGGGGTCCTCATCTTTGGAGCCGACGTGATACCAGACCTGGACCGTGACAATCGGCGAGGAAAAATCTTCGAGTGTAATTACCTTCAGACCGTTGGAAAGGGTGATTTCCCGAAAATCAAAGAGCTGCTCTGGACCGCAGGCAGGCCGCTTTGCAACCCAAGCTGAACGGCAGGCGGAGAATCCGAATCCCATTCCGAGCAGGCAAACAGCCAGCCCAATCATTCGCTTTGTCATTTTTTTGTCCTTCCGAACAGATATACGGCCTGTTTATATCCGATTTGGGGACATGGGTCAATCCGGCTTTTTCGGCAGATCAGCGCAAGAAAAAACCGGATAAATGATTATCCGGTTTTCAGGTCGAAGTGTTCCAGAGGCAAAGAGTGACTGTCAGGAGCAGACTTTTCGCCATGCCGAGGCGAGGTCTTCAAGAATGTGTATGCTTTTGTCAATCATTTCGACATTGTTCTGAATGCCGGCCTGTCCGATATACCGCCAGAGAAAATTGTAAAGCCCGCGGAGGTTTTGCGCCAGCGTGCCGCCCTGTTCGATATTGAGAGATTGGTTGAGCTCAAAGATGATGTCGCGGGCTTTTGCTATCGCGGTCGTTTTTTGCGTGCAGTTTCCGTTCTCGATGGCTGTGCGAGCCTGTGTCAGAAATCGAATGGCTCCTTCATAGAGCAGGACAATCAGACGTCCTTTGTTCTGGGTTGCTACGGCGGTTTCCTGATAGATTTCTGCGATGCTCATGAGATACCTCCATCAGTATTTGGGTGAGCCTGAAGCGGATTGTCGGGGGACCATGCCGGCCGACAGGGTCCGGATCAAAAACCCTGTCGGCCGCTCATCATGGTAAGAAGCTCCCATATTATCCGCGCAGCAGTGTCAATGCCATCTGGGGCATTGTAT includes:
- the fliS gene encoding flagellar export chaperone FliS, giving the protein MSIAEIYQETAVATQNKGRLIVLLYEGAIRFLTQARTAIENGNCTQKTTAIAKARDIIFELNQSLNIEQGGTLAQNLRGLYNFLWRYIGQAGIQNNVEMIDKSIHILEDLASAWRKVCS